The Magnetovibrio sp. genome segment CAACCTCGATGCCATCGGCGGGGCTGACGTGGCCGAAGCACAAGCGTTGTTGCGCACGGCCCTGGACGAACTCGACGGTGATATCGAGCGCCTCAATCTCGACCCCGACGATGCCGACGAAGTCGGCGCGTTCAGCCGCCACCTGTCCGGTGGGCTGGAAAACCGTTTGGTCAGCGTCGCCAAGATCACCGACATCTTGACCCACGCCATCGACGGCGGGGCCGAGAAAATCGCCGAACTGGCCGTGTTGCGCGCCGAGATGGCGAATTTCGGCTTGGCCTTCGCGCATACCCACATGCGTATCAACGCCACCCAGTTGACCAATGCCATTCGTCACGACATCGACATGACCTCTTCGCCGGAAGATCCGGCCAACCGGCGGCGTTATCTGGTGGAAATCGCCCATTTGTTGGAACGCGTCAAGCCGGTGACGGTCAACTTCGGCACCATCATGAACGAACGCGCCACCGCCAAGCGGGTGTTCATGCTGGTGGCCAAGTTCTTGAAGTACGTGGATGCCAACGAACCGGTGCGCTTTCTCATCGCCGAATGCAACACGCCGTTCACGGTGCTGACCGCGCTCTATTTCGCCAAGCTGTTCGGCGTCGCCGACAAGATCGATATCTCGCCGTTGTTCGAAACCGGCATGGCGCTGGATCAAGGCCACGAGATCATCACCGAGTTGCTGAAAAACCCGACCTACGTCAAATACGTCGAAGGCCGTGGGCGCATTTGCATGCAGACCGGATTTTCCGACGCCGGGCGCTACATCGGGCAGGTTCCGGCTTCGTTGGCGATCGAACGCATCCGCATCAAACTTGCCAAGCGCATCAAGCAAAGCGGGGTCAAGGATGTCGATCTGTTGATCTTCGACACCCACGGCGAGTCCATCGGCCGTGGTGCGCATCCGTTGAGCTTCGCCGATCGCCTCGACTATACTTATCCGCCCCACGCGCGCGCGCGTTTCAAGGCGGCGGGCATTCACGTCAAACAGGAAGTCAGCTTCCAGGGCGGTGACGGCTACGTCTATTTCTCCCACCCCGATCTGGCGTTCGCCACGGTGTGCCGTTTGGTCGAACACGCGCTGACCGACACCCCTTCGAGCGGCTCGCTGGACGTGTTCTACGAAGACACCGATTATTCGCTGGATTACTTCATGACCGTGAAGGGCTTCAACGAACGGCTGATGGAAAACCCCAACTACGCCGCGACCTTGAACCTATTCGGCACCAACTTGCTGTACCCCACCGGCTCGCGAAAGGTGAAGCGCCAGCACGAAGGCGGCGCCCAGGTGGACCTGGAACACCCCAGCCAGGTGCGCGCCATTCCGCACAACGCGATCTTGCAGCAGCTGGGCTATTTCTCCAACACCATCAGCGGTCACGGCAAGGCGATGTCCAAGGACCTGGACCGCTTCACCGAAGTGTTCCAGCTCTCGGATCGCTGCCGCCGGTTCACCGCCATGGTTGCCTATGCGCGGCACCTGTCGAACCTGGATGCGTTGCACGGGTATGTGTCGCTGTACGATCCGGCCATCTGGTTGCGTCGTGCGGCGATCGAGCCGAACGCCCAGCGCGCCGAGCAGATGCAGACCCTGGCGGGCATGCTGCGCCATTCCAGCCGCCACGAAAAGGTCAACCGCATCTATCGGATCTTTTTGAACGATACGCTTTATCTCGACAAAGGCCTGCAAGCCGTCGGCGCGGATCAGATGCTACCGGAAATGGTCGACGAGTGTTATCCCGACCTGTTGCTGTTGCACGCGGTACGCATCGCGTTGATCCACGAAATGTTCCTGATCGTCGCGCGGTTGCCGAAATATTCCGACCGTCACGACACCTCGTCGAGCGACCTGATCAACGAGATGCTCAACCTCGACGTCGAGCACGCGCTGAGCGTTTTGCGCCGTGCCTTCCCGGTTTCCGGCGCGCCCACGGACGCCAAATCGTTCGGTGAGGAATCGACCTATCGCACCGACGCCGAGCACGGCTATGAGAAGGAACACCGTGACTTGTTCGACCCGCTCGAACAGCTCTACGATCTCACCCGGCGGATCTCCATCGCCGTCGCGCATATGAGCGGCGCGATCGGATAACGCTCTATCTTTTCAGCTTTTTTGCCCATATCAGGGGCAGTGCGGACGGCGCGAACAGGCGCGGACGCCCCGCCCTTTTTTTTGATTGTTATGCCATTGTGCAGTGCGGTATATGAAAGTTTCAATATATATGGAAAAAGTGAAATAAAGCCCTATTATGGTGCCCCAGGGAAAAGCAATAACAAGGAAGAGGTACCACCCATGAAAGTTGAGATGATCCTTCAGCGCAAAGGCAACGAAGTGATTTCACTGCGCCCCGAAGACACCGTGCAGACGGCTTCGGCGATTTTGGCGGTGAACAAAATCGGCGCCTTGCCGGTGAAGAATGCAAACGATGAAGTGATCGGCATTTTGTCCGAGCGCGACATCGTTCGCGGCCTGTACAAAAGCGGCGTATCGTGCCTCGATCTGTTGGTCAAAGATCTGATGACCACCGACGTCGCCACCTGCACCGTGAACGACAAAGTCAAAGACGTACAGAACATCATGCACACCCGTCGCTTCCGTCACCTGCCGGTGGTCAAGGACGGCAAGCTGCACGGCGTGGTCAGCCAAGGCGACGTGATGCACATGTGCATCGAACAAGCCCAAACCGAAGCCAACGTGATGCGCGAATTGGCGATCGCACGCGGCTGATAAACGACGACGACAAGACGCTCGGCGCAGAACTCATGAGTTCTGCGCCGTTTTATTTTGGGTGATTGTCGGTTGGTACATTCAGCGGGTTCTCAGTGCTCCGGATCGCACTTGTTTCCGCCCCTTCAAACCATCCCCAATAAAACCTCCATCGCTGCGTCCGCGCCGTCGGCGATTTGGCTGATGGTGCTGTCGAGCATGTAACACGGTGCCGTCACCAGCTTGTAGTTGGGATCGATCACCACGCCCTTGTGTTCGGTGGGGGTGTGGTGTGCACCCATGGCTTCGATGGCTTTGGCGGTGCCGGGGTCCTGGCCGATGGTGACGTCGGCGCCTTTGAGGACTTTGGCGACCACGGCGGGCGTGATGCACAGCGCGGCGATGGGCTTGCCGGCCGCGACCATGTCTTTCAGGGCGCGTTCGACATCTGGGTCGACGGTGCAGTCCGCGCCGTCGAAGGCGAAGGTGGAGAGGTTCTTGGCCGCGCCGAACCCGCCGGGAAAGGCGAGGGCGTCGAAGTCTTGAGCGTTGAATTGCGATAACGGCTTGATTGCGCCCCGCGCGATGCGCGCGCTTTCGACCAGCACGTTGCGGCTTTCACCGTCCGCGATTTGGTGGGTGAGGTGGTTGACCACGTGGGCTTGGTCGATGTCGGGGGCGAAGCACTGGTAGCGCGCGCCGCGTCGATCCAACGCCAACAGCGTGAACACGCTTTCGTGGATTTCCGCGCCGTCGAAGACGCCGCAACCGGAGAGCACGACAGCGACGTTTGCAGAGTTGCTCATAATGACCTCCCATTGTCGTTATGGGAGTATAGCAAATTTACATGCCGAGCGCGCGCTTGTAGACGTCGAGCAGGTCTTCGAGTTCCTGGCGTTCCGAGACGTCCATTTTGCGCAGACGCACGATCTGGCGCAGGATTTTGACGTCGAACCCGGTGCCCTTGGCTTCGGAGTAAACCTCGCGGATGTCCGCGGCCAGGGCTGCTTTTTCTTCTTCCAGGCGTTCGATCCGTTCCACGAAAGAGCGCAGGCGGTCGCCCGCGATGCCACCAACGTCGGTCATGGTGAAGTCCTTCTAAAAATCAGGTTGCGTTGGCTGGACATTAACCGTGTGGATGAACGCCGTCCATGTGGAAAAACGGGGGATAACTTTGCTGCGCGGGGGCGGGGGACTATAGGTCCTCGACCGTAGTGGCGATCAGCCAATCGACCACAGCTTGCAGCGCTTCGTCGTTGGAGGCGCCGATGCCTTTGGCGGCCTCGAACACCGCGCATTGTTCGTGGGCGCTGGTCTTGGTTTCCAATATGGTCGGCACGTGGGCGAGTTCGTTGGTGCAGCCGAGCGCGTCGGCGTCTTCGGCCAGCATGTCCAGGAGTTCGGCGATCAGTTCGTGAAACGGCACCATGTCGCACCGGCCGAAATCGATCATGCCCTCGTCGATGCCATAGCGTTGCGCCCGCCAACGGTTTTCGTTGATCAACATGTTGGCGTAGTTGCGCCAGCGCTGATTGCTGCGGCGCAGACGGTAGAGCATGCGCATGATGCACTGAAACAGCGCGGCGATGGCGGCGGCGTCGTTCAGTCGGGTGCACACGTCGGTGATGCGCATTTCCAAGGTCGGGAACTTGGCCGATGGCCGCAAGTCCCACCACAGCATCGAGGCGTCGGGGATCACGCCGACCTTGACCAAAATGTCGACGTGACGCTGGTATTCGGTGAAGGTGTCGAAATGGCCGGGCAGCCCGGTGCGCGGCAGTTCGTCGAACACGCTGAGGCGATACGATTTCAACCCGGTGTTGTCGCCGCGCCAAAACGGCGACGAGGTCGACAGCGCCAACAGATGCGGCAGGAAATAGCTGGCCTGGTTCAACAGATCGATGCGCAGGTCGTCATCGTCGATGCCGATATGCACGTGCATGCCGCAGATCAGCAACCGCCGGGCGACACCCTGCATGGCGTCGGCGAGTTCGTTGTAGCGTTGCTTGTCGGTATGAACCTGGTGGGTCCATTCGGAAAACGGATGGGTCGACGCGGCGATGGGGGCGAGGCCGAATTCGCCCGCGACGTCGGCGACGGTTTTGCGCAGATGCGCCAGCTGGGCGTGGGCCTCGCCAACGTTGGCGCACACGGTGGTGCCGATTTCGATTTGCGCCTTGAGAAATTCGGGGCGGACCAAGTCCTTGATGCGATGTTCGATCGCTTCCAGCACCCCCGGCGGCGGCTCGCTAGCCAGGGCGCGGGTATCGCGGTCGACGAGCAGATATTCTTCTTCGACGCCGATGGTGAAGCTGGGTGTGCTGACCGTCATGTTGATCCTCCCACTCAGCTATTTGACGCCGTGCACGCTTTCAAGTCAAACGGAACTCAGAAGGATTTGACCTCATGCAGTCCCGGTAGGGCGAGAATCGGCCGCAGAGCGTCGGCCAAGATGTCGGCCCAGTGACTGGCTTCCTCCGCCGTGGCGCAATGGTCTTGACGGATTTCCACCGCGCAATTGGCCAAACCGCCCGCCGCGCCGTGGGTGTCGATGGTGTAGGCGAGGCTGCGGCCCGAATACGGCTCGTTGTCGCCGACGTGCAATCCATCCCATTGGCGGAGGTGTTCGATCAGCGGCACCGCCAAGCGCGGGTCGCGGTTCCACAGCACGCCGATGTCCCAGACCCTGTCTTGGCCGTTCATGGTCGGGGTGAAGCTGTGAATGGAAAACAGTGCCGGCGGCTTGTCGTCGCGACGCCACACGGCTGCGATCTCGCGGTTGATGGCTTCGTGGTAGGGGGTGTGCAGGGTTTCGATCCGGCACGCGACCTGATCCTCGCTGAGGGATTGGTTGGCGGGCACGGTGACGCCGTCGCTGATTTCGGGGATGCTGCCGGGGTCGCCCGGCTGGCGGTTGAGGTCGATGACCAGGCGCGAATAGGTGCCCATCACCGCGCGCGCATCCAGCCGGTCGGCGAGACGGCGCGTGATCATGTCCGCGCCGATGTCGTAGGCGATGTGCTTGTCGAATTGCTGCGCGCTCAGCCCCAAGTCGTTCAACGCCTGGGGGACGCGGCGGCTGGCGTGATCACTGACGATGACAAAAGGGGCGTGGCCGCCGGGATTGTAAATCTCGAACGGTCCCGGTTCGTCGTCCCTCAGCAGGGGCGCCGAACATTCTTGTGGGAAAGTGGTGGCTGTGGTGCTCATATCGCAAGTATAGAGGGTTCGCGCCCGCGTGGGGACAGGGGATCGGCGATTGGCGGCAGAAAAAATATTAAAAGACAAAGCTCGTGTCGAGCGGCTTGCGTTCGTGATGCTGATCTTGGGCGCGACCGCCATCGCCTTTGCACCGATCTTCGTGCGGGTGTCCGAGGTCGGACCCGTGGCGACGGCCTTTTACCGGATGACGTTGGCGGTGCCGGCATTGGGATTGTGGCTGTACTGGGGCAAGTCCGGGCGCGATGAACCAGCGCTGTCACGCCGCGAGTATCTGCGCTTGGCCTTGGCGGGGTTCTTTTTCGCCGGCGACATGTCGCTGTGGCATTTTTCCATCCACTACACCACCGTCGCCAATGCGACGCTTCTGGCCAACCTGGCACCGATTTTCGTCACCTTGTTCGGCTATGTGCTGTTTCAGACCCGCTTTACCGGCCTGTTTCTGGGCGGCATGGCGCTGGCGATCTTGGGGGCGGTGACGTTGATGGGCGACAGTTTACAGCTGTCGCGCCAAAGCTTCATCGGCGATCTGCTGGGCGTGGCGACGGCGGTGTTTTACGCCAGCTATATTATGGCGGTGGGGCGCTTGCGCTCGCGTTTGGCGACCCGCGTGATCATGTTTTGGAGCACGCTGTTTTGCGCCGCGTTCTTGCTGCCGCTGACGTGGATGTCGGGCGAGGCCTGGACCCCTGAAACGCTCAACGGCTGGTGGGTATTGATTGGTTTGGCCTTGACCGCCCAAGTGTTCGGCCAGGGGCTGATTGCCTATGCCTTGGCGCATCTTCCGGTGGCGTTTTCGTCAGTGAGTTTGTTGTTTCAGCCGGTGATCGCCGCCTTGGCGGCGTGGCTGTTGTTTGGCGAGGCGTTGGGGCCTTTGCAAGGCGTTGGCGCGTTGGTGGTGTTGATGGGTGTCGCCTTGGCGCGGGTGGGATCGATTAAAAAGCCTGACGCTTAAAGCAAAGGGCCTTCAGCCACGGCCATGTCGACCAGATCCAACTGATCGTCGTCCAGCACTTCATCGCCATCCTGTCCACCATTTTTCGCCAACTCGAGACTTGCGCGCTGGAACGCCTCGTCCTCGGCGGCGGGGATGATGGACTTGGCGATGATTTCAGCATTGGGATTGTTTAAACGGCGATCGATGGCGTCGAGTTCGGCCATCATCGAGTTGGTCGAACAAATGGCTTCACCGTTTAAGGCGCGCGTCATGGCGCAATCTCTGTTGGCCACGGCCGACAGTGCATGATCGGTCATGGATTTGCCGGTGGCGGCATAGCTCAGTCCGTCCAAAGCAAAGGATGCGGCTTGGAGAGCCGGTGGCATGGCGACGATGCAACCCGACAGGATGTTTACAGCAATGATGACAGATATAACCCGCATAGATGATTTAATATATTGATTTGGAATGCCCATTTTAATGTACCCCCGTACATATACTTTAATTCCGCCGCAATATATTTAAGTCATGTGCGCCGTATATTATTTATCTCACCTATTCATGATTAATGGTGTGATGAAAAACACAGTTAACAAAAAATATATACTTACATTTTTGATAAAATTTTATCCTCGACAGGTGAGGCATGGAGTTGCTTGTGGAGACAACGTTTGCAATGTCTCTTTCATCCCGCTCGGAACAAAAAAACGCACGCCTTATATAAGGCGTGCGTTTTCGAAGGTGTGTTGCTAACGCTCAGAGCTTACTGAGCGGGCGCCGGAACTTGACCCGGGGCGGCAGGTGCCGCGTAAGGCGCAGGGCCGGGGCCGTAGGGCGCATAGCCGTAAGGCGCATAGCCATAGGGTGCGTACCCGTTGTAGCCATTGTAGCCGTTATAGCCATTATAGTTGTTGTAGCCGTTGCCATAGGCCTGGGTGTTGGCGCGACCTGCGAAGTTCATGCCGAAATCTGCGTCGGCGGAACCTTGACCGTAGCCGTTGCCATAACCGTTACCTTGGTTGAAGAACCGGTTTCCGGTGTAGCTGTACGGGCCGTAAGGGGGCGGCAAAGGTGCTCCACCTTGAACGGCACCCTGTTCGGTGGCGTCGGTCGGCTCGGTGCTGTCACCAGCCGCGGCTGCAGGCGCGCCGCCAAATGCCGGGTGGCCGTAGGGCATGTTGTGCGGCGGCATGTTGCCATAGGGGGGCATGCCCTGGCCCATACCTTGGCCCATGCCGGGGTTCATGTAGCCGGGCATATCATGGTTCATGCCCGAACCCATGTTTTGCATCATGGCGGGGTGGTTGAAACCGTTCGGCGCGCTCGCGGCGGCGGGGGCGTTGACGTTCGCCGGTGCGCTCGTACCTGATGCCGTGCCGGTTTCGCCGGAGGTGCCGGCCGTGGCGGGCGCAGTGGGGGCGGTGGTCATCGCCGCGGTGCTTGTGGAAGACTCCGTGGAGCTCGAATAGCCCAGATATTCCTGGATGCTCGGCTGTTGGGCGAAGCCGTAAACAGCCAAAACCAACAGGACGCCAGCGGCGATATAACCGGGTTCCTTGAAGATGCTCGGGGTGTTGGCATTTGCGGGCGCAGCCATAGAAAGCTCAGCAGGCTTCGCTGCGGGTTTGGCAGCTTCAACCTTTGGGGTTTCTACCTTTTCTGCTTTTACTGGTTCTGCTTTAGCCGGTTCCGCTTTCGCAGTCGGTTTCGCTGCAGGTTTTGCAGCAGGCTTCGCGGCAGGCTTCGCGGCAGGCTTCGCAGCGGCTTTGGCTGCGGGCTTCTTCGCGGCGGCCTTTTTCACCGGCGCTTTTTTCGCGGTGGCTTTGGCTTCGGTTTTGGGTGCTTCGGTTTTCGGCGCTTCAGCCTTCGCGGCTTCGGCGGGGGTGTTTTGATCTTCGGTCTTGTCGTCCGTCATGTCGATAACCTCCGGTTTGGCTGGCAAAATGGCGGGTGCAACGATGTCGTCATCGTCACCGGCCAAGAGTTTCGCTGCGTCAATGGTTCGTCGGGCGCGTTCGCCTTCGAACCCAGAAACTTGGCTGAGTTTTTGAGGATCTGCGCCGGCAATGTCGTCGATGCGGGTGTATCCCGCTTCGCTCAGGCGTTCGGCGGCGGCTTTTCCAACGCCTGCGATATCTGTCAGGGTGGGCTTTTCCATCGGTGCTTCGTCAATATCTCAAAATTAAAAGCATCAAAGGCCGACAACTACGTCGGCTCACACACTCAGTTTTGCAGATATAAGCGATGACCGCACCTAGCTGTTTAAAACAGCAGGGTGCGGTCTAATCAGCTTATTTGCCTGCGGCGGGCGCCGGGGCTTGTCCCGGAGCCGTGAAGGCCTGCGAACCGTACGGGCCGTAAGGCGGATACGGTGCATAACCCGGTGCAGGGGCGTACTGCTGCTGTTGCGGCGCCGCGAACTGCGGAGCCACCGGCTGGCCGTAAGGCGCGCCATAACCCTGCGGAGCGTAACCGTAAGGCGCATAGCCATAAGGACCGTAGCCGTTGTAGCCATTGTAGCCGTTGCTACCGTTCCAGCCATTGCTGCCGTTGCCGTTGCCGCTGCCGCGACCGTTCATGGAAAAGCCGAACGAACCGTCGCCGCCGCCGTTACCATTGCCGTAGCCGTTGCCGTTGTTGTTGCCGTTGCCCCAGCCGTTGCCGTTGTCCCAGCCCCAGAAAGCCTGGGCGGAAGTGGCGGACAGGGCGGCGATGCCGATGATGCCGGCGAACGCGATGGTTTTAATGGTTTTCATTACGTGATCCTCAATGTTTGCAGTATTGATCCCTCTTGGCTGCCCAACATGGGCTGCCAAGTACGTGTATTATTTTCTGGGGAAGAATTGTTTTTATGGGGCTCTTTGCGGCCGGGCGCTATATCTATTAGCTAATCCTTATTTAAGCTAAAGCTAATACACGCGTCAACATAAATATCTGATATTCCTGCAACCATTTCGATTATGTGGCCTGAGTTTTGAGCCAAGTCACTGCAATTGCCCGTTGAATCACGCGCCAAAAGATTTTCGAGCAACGGGAAAAAATGTCGCTGCGGCGTTCAATTTTCGGTAGCAATGGGGCCGTGGGTCGCATCGATCATGGTGATATCGTGTTGCGCACAAACCTGTCGGAGCTTTTCGGAGACGATTTCGTCGGTGAAGAAGGTGCTGATTTGGGAAATATGGGCGATGCGCACCGGTGCCGTGCGTTCCAACTTCATCTTGTCGGCAACCAGATAGGTGTGGCGGGCGTTTTTGATGATCGCCTGGGCAACGCGCACTTCTCGGTAATCGTAATCCAGCAGCGCACCGTCTTCGTCGATGGCCGATGCGCCTATAACGGCGTAATCGACCTTGAATTGATTGATGAAATCAGCGGTGACTTCGCCGATCACTCCGCCGTCTGAGCGTCGCAGCACGCCCCCCGCGATGATCACTTCACACGAGGGATTCTGAATTAAAATGTTCGCGACGTTGAGGTTGTTGGTGATCACCAAAAGATCGCGGTGGTGCATCAACGCGCGGGCGACGGCTTCGGTGGTGGTGCCGATGTTGATGAACAGCGACGCGTTATTGGGAATCGCCGCCGCACACAATTCGCCGATCAGGTGTTTTTCATCGGTGGCGATGGCGCGGCGCTGCTCGTAGCCCACGTTGGCGACTCCCGACGCCAGAACCGCCCCGCCATGGACCCGCGACAAAGCTTTGGCGTCGCACAATTCGTTTAGATCCTTGCGGATGGTTTGCGCGGTGACGTCGAACCGGGCCACCAGCTCGTCCACCGTGACGCGGCTTTGCTCGCGAGCGATTTCGAGAATTTCTTGCTGGCGAAGCGAAAAAGACATGCGGCGTATCCTGTGTAAAACGAAAACTGGGGAAACAATACGCGCGTTTGTGACGAAAATTCAAGCGAGATCATGTTCAAACGTATGTAAAGCGAAAGTTAATGTTGACAAAACGAACCTAAAACGAAAAAATGTAGGTGAAATTGGAAGGCGGGCATGCATTGTGCTTCGTTTTCCGGCAGTCAACTCATTTGCGGTGCCGCCCCATGTCCCAAGAACGAATTTATGATTTGGCCGTCATCGGTGGCGGCGTGAATGGTTGCGGCATCGCACGCGATGGCGCGGGGCGCGGTCTTGATGTTGTGTTGTGCGAACAAGGCGACTTGGCGCAAGGCACCTCGTCGGCCAGCACCAAGCTGATCCACGGCGGGCTGCGCTATCTGGAATATTATGAGTTCGCGTTGGTGCGCAAAGCGCTGATCGAACGCGAAGTTCTGTTGCAGGCCGCGCCGCACATCATTCACCCGTTGCGCTTCGTGCTGCCCCACCACAAGGCCTTGCGCCCGGCGTGGCTGCTGCGTTTGGGATTGTTTCTATACGACCATCTCGGCGGGCGCAAAATCCTGCCCGGTACCGAAGTCTTGGACCTGACCCACGGGGCCATCGGCGAGCCGTTGCAGAACACGTTCCGCAAGGGCTTTGAGTATTCCGACTGTTGGGTCGACGACGCCCGGTTGGTGGTGCTGAACGCCGTTGATGCGGCTGCGCGCGGCGCCGATATATTGGTGCGCAACAAATGCGTTTCGGCGCATCGCGAAGCCAATTTGTGGAGCATCATGGTCGAGAATACGGACAGTGGCCAACGCCGCGAAATTCTCGCCAGGGTGCTGGTCAATGCCGCCGGCCCCTGGGTCGAGGACGTGATCGAAACCATGCCCGACGTGCACCGTGAACGCAAGCACATCCGTCTGGTGCGCGGCAGCCATATCGTGGTGCCACGCTTGTTCGAACACGATCGCGCCTACATCTTCCAAAACGAAGATGGGCGGATTTTCTTCGCCATCCCTTACGAGCGCGCCTTCACTTTGATCGGCACCACCGACGAGGACCATCAAGGATCTCTCGACACCGTTTCCATCACCGATGAAGAAGTGAAGTATCTGTGCACGGCCGCCCAACGTTATTTTCAAGTAGCCCCCAAGGTCGAAGATGTGGTGTGGAGTTATTCCGGCGTGCGTCCATTGTTCGACGACGGGACAAGTGCGGCCCACCAGGCGACCCGCGATTACGTTTTGAAGATCGATGGCGATGCGGCGCTGCATCAAGCTCCGCTGTTGAACGTCTTCGGCGGTAAAATCACCACCTATCGGAAATTGGCGGAAGCGGCCTTGGCGAAACTGGGCCCCTGGCTGGGCAAGGTCGGGCAGGAATGGACCCAAAAGGCACCGTTACCCGGCGGCGATTTTTCGGTCGATGGCGTGAACGAATTGTCTTTGGCGGTGCAGCACAAGTATCCCTTCATCGAAGCGGGATGGGCAAACCGCATGGTGCGGGCCTACGGCACCCGCGTATGGCAGGTCTTCGGCGCGGCGCACAGTCTCGACGATTTGGGTGAGATGTTCGGCGAGACCCTGACGGAAGCGGAAGTCGTTTATCTGATCGAACACGAATGGGCGCGCACCGCCGACGACATTTTGTGGCGCCGCACCAAGTTGGGTTTGCGGCTGGATACCTATGAAAGATCCCGTTTGGGCGCGTGGATGCGGACGTACCACATGCGTCAGCAACACACTGCTGTGTAAACGTTCTCTTTGAATTTTCCCCTTCTTATGTGTCGGACTCAAAAAACTTGTCGAATTGCGTTTTGTCGCAACGTCCATCGACAATGAGGGGCAAGACGCGATCTGTTGGAACCGTTAACGATCTCCCAAAGGCGCCTTCGGTTTTGTTCGTCACTTCTTGTATGAGAACCGTGCGTTGGTGCGGTGTGTTGGTGCGCTGTTCGTTCAGATGCGGGATTTCGATCCTTGGGTTTTTGTGTATGTGATCGAATAGAGAAACGTCCTGATCGTTCAAACTTAGAATTTCATCTTTAAATTCATCGCCTGGCAGAAGATATTCTTTTTCCGTTTTGTTGAGGTGATCGCAAAGAACATTGGGAAGTTTGTTCAATTTGAGAATTTGCGATGTGATGTCGGTAATGTGCGCGGTGGTGCCAAATAGCACAAAGTTGTTGTGCAGGTTGGTTATGGATGTCTCTGCATCGGCGTCACCTGAACGGTCATGGACATTCCGCCCAGACAACAACTTGGACATGACATTTCTATTGGTTTCGTCGCCAAAGAAATCTTTAAAGCCTTGAGGCGTTGGTTTTTCTCCGGACCTCATGCACCCGTACGTATATGCCGAATAAACGCGGCGGTAGGGTTCGCGAACGACGGTGATCAACTTTGTAAAAGGTTTCTCAAATCGCTGATGAAAGCCGAATGGGTGGTGAGACGCGATGAGCGCAAATTGTTCTCTGATACGGCCAACGCTCAGATCTTCCGGGGCGTCCAGTCGACCGCTGCGCAGAGCCGTGAAGTTCGGCACACCTTCAGCAATCATTTGAAACTGAG includes the following:
- a CDS encoding helix-hairpin-helix domain-containing protein; translation: MEKPTLTDIAGVGKAAAERLSEAGYTRIDDIAGADPQKLSQVSGFEGERARRTIDAAKLLAGDDDDIVAPAILPAKPEVIDMTDDKTEDQNTPAEAAKAEAPKTEAPKTEAKATAKKAPVKKAAAKKPAAKAAAKPAAKPAAKPAAKPAAKPTAKAEPAKAEPVKAEKVETPKVEAAKPAAKPAELSMAAPANANTPSIFKEPGYIAAGVLLVLAVYGFAQQPSIQEYLGYSSSTESSTSTAAMTTAPTAPATAGTSGETGTASGTSAPANVNAPAAASAPNGFNHPAMMQNMGSGMNHDMPGYMNPGMGQGMGQGMPPYGNMPPHNMPYGHPAFGGAPAAAAGDSTEPTDATEQGAVQGGAPLPPPYGPYSYTGNRFFNQGNGYGNGYGQGSADADFGMNFAGRANTQAYGNGYNNYNGYNGYNGYNGYAPYGYAPYGYAPYGPGPAPYAAPAAPGQVPAPAQ
- a CDS encoding sulfur globule family protein, whose translation is MKTIKTIAFAGIIGIAALSATSAQAFWGWDNGNGWGNGNNNGNGYGNGNGGGDGSFGFSMNGRGSGNGNGSNGWNGSNGYNGYNGYGPYGYAPYGYAPQGYGAPYGQPVAPQFAAPQQQQYAPAPGYAPYPPYGPYGSQAFTAPGQAPAPAAGK
- a CDS encoding DeoR/GlpR family DNA-binding transcription regulator, with product MSFSLRQQEILEIAREQSRVTVDELVARFDVTAQTIRKDLNELCDAKALSRVHGGAVLASGVANVGYEQRRAIATDEKHLIGELCAAAIPNNASLFINIGTTTEAVARALMHHRDLLVITNNLNVANILIQNPSCEVIIAGGVLRRSDGGVIGEVTADFINQFKVDYAVIGASAIDEDGALLDYDYREVRVAQAIIKNARHTYLVADKMKLERTAPVRIAHISQISTFFTDEIVSEKLRQVCAQHDITMIDATHGPIATEN
- the glpD gene encoding glycerol-3-phosphate dehydrogenase, which translates into the protein MSQERIYDLAVIGGGVNGCGIARDGAGRGLDVVLCEQGDLAQGTSSASTKLIHGGLRYLEYYEFALVRKALIEREVLLQAAPHIIHPLRFVLPHHKALRPAWLLRLGLFLYDHLGGRKILPGTEVLDLTHGAIGEPLQNTFRKGFEYSDCWVDDARLVVLNAVDAAARGADILVRNKCVSAHREANLWSIMVENTDSGQRREILARVLVNAAGPWVEDVIETMPDVHRERKHIRLVRGSHIVVPRLFEHDRAYIFQNEDGRIFFAIPYERAFTLIGTTDEDHQGSLDTVSITDEEVKYLCTAAQRYFQVAPKVEDVVWSYSGVRPLFDDGTSAAHQATRDYVLKIDGDAALHQAPLLNVFGGKITTYRKLAEAALAKLGPWLGKVGQEWTQKAPLPGGDFSVDGVNELSLAVQHKYPFIEAGWANRMVRAYGTRVWQVFGAAHSLDDLGEMFGETLTEAEVVYLIEHEWARTADDILWRRTKLGLRLDTYERSRLGAWMRTYHMRQQHTAV